The genomic segment aagatggtaaaagttattcaccttccatcacagagggGAATATGTGGTCGCAAAAACCACGATGGAGGAGCTGCCTACcctggtggggactcggagggatttccgtgagtgcagtgatcctggagtctggttcgagtgtggacggctttctgactttgggcggacagggactgcagagagagtacagcggtcggtgaaggagcgtgtgtgtggcccggacattgaactgatggctgtgggtctctgcttatgctgggtgccctagggattctcacacgccgctgtggtggctgtttatgtttaatctttatgtagttttgtgtcttgttgcatttttggatgtGTGTGGTAaatcatatttcactgtacctcagtacacgtgacaataaaggaccattaaaccattgaatgtgaattaatgatttcatcccctgatttcattaatgataattttaattttaacgtcttaataccaaggtggaattgaagaatTGGTGCATTTAAATTAcaaatgttgcgtgtgtgtgatttccattctatgttgccCAGTTTTAATCACTGTTACGAGGTATTAATCACGTTAACTTCCTCAGTTGCTGGAAGACCTCAAGGTAAAACTCCGTGAAAATGAAGAGGCATTATTGGAAAAGACGGAACTTGTGGATGTGTTGGAGAAAAAGCTTGATGGAAATTATCGGGAGCTAGCGGTAAGGACATCATTGTTTGCAGCTGTGTGAATGTCTATTACagggaaagatctctgcaaccagttaagggattctgttgtaactggcagtgaaatcaaaatagcagggagcctcttggaataaatctgtaaatagaaacatagaaaataggtgcaggaggaggccattcggccctttgagcctgcaccgccattcaatatgatcatggctggtcatccaactcagtattctgtacctgctttctctccataccccctgatccctttagccacaagtgccacatctaactccttcttaaatatagccaatgaactggcctcaactacattttgtggcagagaattccacagattcaccactctctgtgtaaaaaatgtttttctcatctcagtcctaaaggatttcccctttatccttaaactgtgaccccttgttctggacttccccaacatcgggaacaatcttcctgcatctagcctgtccaaccccttaagaattttgtaagtttctataagattcccccctcaatcttctaaattctagcgagtacaagccgagtctatccagtctttcttcatatgaaagtcctgacatcccaggaatcagtctgctgaactttctctgtactccctctatggcaagaatgtccttcctcagattaatagaccaaaactgtgtgcaatactccaggtgtggtctcaccaagaccctgtacaactgcagtagaacctccctgctccttttctcaaatccttttgctatgaatgcttacataccatttgctttcttcactgcctgctgcacctgcatgcctactttcaatggctggtgtaccatgacacccaggtctcgttgcatctccccttttcctaatcggccaccattcaggtaatagtctactttcctgtttttgccaccaaagtggataacctcacatttatcaacatgaaAAAGTGTGAAGCTTTTCTTTTGTATAAATCTTCCCATTCCTTTTTTCTAAATCAGCCCATCAACCCTTTTATGATCTGTTATGGTGCAGAATCACATTTTATGTAGAGCCTTGCAACATTGTCATTCTGGTTAGTGCAGtgatcctggagtctggtgcgagtgtggacggctttctgactttgggcggacagggactgcagagatagTACAGCgtgcggtgaaggagcgtgtgtgtggcccggacattgaactgatggctgtaggtctccgcttatgctgggtgccctagggattctcacacgccgctgtggtggctgtttatgtttaatctttatgtagttttgtgtcttgttgcttttttggtatgtgtgtggtaaatcatatttcactgtacctcagtacacgtgacaataaaggaccattaaaccattgaatgtgaattaatgatttcatcctctgatttcattaatgataattttaatatcttaataccaaggtggaattgaagacctaactattggtgcagttgaattacaaatgtagcgtgtgtgtgatttccattctatgttgccCAGATTTATCTGTAGGAGGTATTAATCACTTGTTAACTTCCTCAGTTGCTGGAAAACCTGAAGGAAAAACTCCGTGAAAGCGAAGAGGCATTATTGGAAAGGACACAACTTGTGGATGTGTTGGAGAAAAAGCTTGATGGGAAGAATCGGGAGCTAGCGGTAAGGACATCAttgtttgctgctgtgtgaatctctattacagggaaagatctctgcaaccagctaagggattctgttgtaactggcagtgaaataaaaatagcagggAGCCTCTTGGAATAAATCTGTAAATATGAAAATATGTGAAGATTTTCGTTTGTATAAATCTtcccattctttttttttaatcaaccctTTTATGATGTGTTATAATGCAGAGTCACAGTTTATGTGGAGCCTTGCAGTGTTGTCATTCTGGTTATGACAGGTTGTTGGCATTGCTGATCTGTACCACCAATTGTTTTCAGCCGTGACCAAGATCAGAAGAGATCTGCTATTTATCTCCTATTTAGATGTCAACAACACATGAACTCTTGATTATAATGCAACAATGTCACTACTGATTATATCTATCTTCCATCATTTCTATtccatatatattactaaaattctcatcttgaccactttgtGTCTGCGTTGGAATTAAATTTGAGCAAAAACCATCCTGCTTATCGCTATCATTTTTCGCCACCATTCCTCTCTGCTGAAATCATAAAAGTTTTGATCCGATcgatgaaatagtacaaaagttataaaggttttgaaggttcaccctccccacaccccacagACCCCATTtgcccccccccaacacccctcccccaccccctctcctctgcaaccccctcctccacaccccctcccccacacccctcccccacaccctgccctcccccacaccccctcccccacacccaccctcagcagccccctcccccacatccaccctcccccacacaaaggCTCACGAAAGTATCTTTACTTTAATTtggctatttttaattttttaggagTTAGTTGAAGATTTGAGCGTCATTGAGATGGAAAATGAAGAACTCAAGGACAAGCTTCTGGCTGAAAAACACGGAATGAGAACCAAGGTCCGAAATATGACGGAAAAGCATGAGGCAGATTTTAAAAAACTCAACAGAAAACACAGGACTCAGCTCCGTAAAACCAGTGAGAAACATGCTGAAGAAACATCACTGAAAGATCAGTGCTATGTACAACTTAACAAAGATGTGCAACTTTTACAATCTCATGCCTGTGCACCTCTTGCAGAACAGGCAACTTGTTCTTTAAATGATTACACCAAACAGAAGATTGGGGAACTGGAAGGTAATTACTCAAAGATgacctgttaatatttttggtcggccataaatgttcctaccgcaaaTTTGTACATCTGTCCTCACCTGCTGTGTAATTATCTCGTCCCTGTAACCTTATGAGATtttgtgtatgcaaattggtTGTTGTAATTCTCATATTTTATCACTGATCACACTGAAAAATATACTTCATCGGTTGGTAAATGGGTTGGTACGTTCAGTGATCAGGAAAAGTAGTGTGTAATCTAAGTTTTTTTCACTCGGGTATTCTGGTCAGATTCCTTGATCagaagatagtgatgtttaaagaTTCAAGAAAAGAATTCTTTGTGAAGCATTTGTGAGAGTCTGCCAAATGGCTGACAGGAACACACAgtagtcatttggacagattcgtacagatgcttttcaaaactttctcttcttgaatcctttaaaccgctgtcactgaattttaattttgagaggatgctgatagttaaaacatgacatcgtgaagggcggcctggtggcgcagcggtggagttgctgcctttcagcgccagagacctgggtttgatcctgactgtggtacttgtctgtacggagtttgtatgttgtggGTTTTCATCCaagtgctccggtatcctcacactccaaagacgtacaggtttgtaggttaattgacttgggttcatggtaaattatccctagtgtgtgtaggatagtgttagtgtgcgaggatcattggtcggcacaaatacgtggtcgaagggcctgtttccacgctgtatctctaaataaaatcatttgaagacattttacCATTCACAATGCCCTTGCTGGAAATGATACATCAAagttttttaatttcaaatagctTTTAATGAGAAGACCACAGAGCAACCAGGACATTTCATTAACTCCATGAATGTCTTATCTCTGTGAGACTTGAGCTGTGTTTGCATGACAGTTTACGGAAGAGAGGGTGAAACCAGGGACAAGATACAATGATGGTGGAGACAGACTATTCAGCAGCAGAAGAGGAAATTTaattggagtaatttaaaataaaataagggTTTTAATGGAGCCAGTGGTGAAtgatcattttgtttgtttgGGATTAAGCAACTTTATACCTTAATTTCCAAAATGTTGTTGAGGAGACACATTTTCTGTGGAGTTTTATTCAAGCTTCTAATCTTTTCTCACTAGTGATAGTTATGGAATTTATCATTGGATAAATATGTATATGGAATTACCATTTTGTCTTACAAATCTTCAAGCTTAATGAATGGTAGCATTTCAAGgatattttatgatttcaaatgTTGGTAATTAGTTGAACAGATGATTTTCACTGATTGCCATTAACTGCTGTGGAGACAATTGCAAATTGTGGAGGTATTGCTTTATTTTGCAACAAATATCAGATAATTACGGGtgtttttcctttctctttcttaAAGAACAAGTGAGGCTTATGACGCAAGAGGCTGAAAAATCAGAGGCCAGGTTCATTACAATGGAAGCTCAGTCCAAATTGAAAATCAATCTGATTGAAGAGGAGCTGGACAATGTACAGGTACCCCAAATAAAAACCCTTTGTACCTGGTGACGATTAACTGAATATTAATCTGTTTGCCATTTACCTAGAATTAAATTACTTTATCTTATTAAAAAAAGGGAAATTGATGGTATGTTATTCCGTGAGTTGTTGAAGCATTGTgggaaccacatttttgttttacaGTTAGTTTTGTACATTGTATATTTTTAATCTGGGCTCAACTGTATGAAGGAGTGCTTCCCTACATTTCACAGCTCACTCCATTCCGTGTAGAACCCCTTTCTGAAGAGTAAGTGACATGGGATAGATGTGAACCTGCAGGAAAATTCAATCATAAAATAGTTGTTGTAGAATGGAGCTGTCGGCAATGGCACATTAAAAGTATAATGCATGCTAAAGTTATTTAGAGAATCATACTgttcataaacaggcccttcagcccaacttgcccacactgaccaacgagccccatctacactagtcttacctgtctagagtcataaagcaaaatatttaatctaGAATTTGAATGGTGACTATTTTACTGACCAATAGAAATCCCTTGGCTATAATTGACACTAAAGTTATTTCTACCCAGATTGTACCTTCTCGGCAGGAGCTGCTGGAGCTCAAAGATATAGCCGTTGACTTGGAAGAGGAGAACGAACAGTTACACCTGAAAGTGAACTGGCTACAACACGtcgaggcacaaaatggtgtgtgtatagtatgtctttaattgggtaagaaggaactggggatactggtttacaccgaagatagacacaaaatgcaggtcaggcagcatctctggagaaaagaataggcgatgtttcggatcaagaattAGAGGTATGGGAGGTACAGAACAAAGTAGAGCCCGCATCGATGACTCGGGGAGGGTGGAGctgacaatggttcattgttggctggggatgaggtgataatgaaggaatacaaatggtaaaattagcaagaggactagagtgggggagagacagacagagagagagagagagagagagagagagatagagagaattggcagggttatttggttagagatccttcatctcttgtgtaagaaggaactgcagttgctggtttaaaccgaagatagacacataaagctggaataactcagtgggacaggcagcatctctggagagaaagaatgggtgacgtttcgggtcatgacccttcttctttCTCGTTATTTAAATGGTGATATGTGTTTTCTTACAGAGGATCTTCAAGCAAAATTGGAAGAATATGAAGAGCAACACCAGAACATGCAAGCAGATTTAGAACAAGCTACCAAGGGACAAACTTCCCAGGTTGGGAGAATTTGTGCTGCATTTAATTCCTCCATGTACAATCTTAATTCCAAGTGTGTGCATTCTGCACAGATTCAACAGTCTCAAGTATCCTGCTAATTAATATTACATTGTATTTCATGTTGCTTATTcagattaatttttaaatggatcatttaagtaagtttttattttgctcttttctattatcatccttactttttggcTTGATTCTTGCATCTGAGGGGTGATATTTGCTTCCACACCAGATGGTTTCTGTATACATTACCATACACCTTGTACATGGAGAAAGTCTACTGAATTAGCTCGTGTGGTTGGGGAAGCAACAGAGTAGTTCCAGACTTTTTAATCTAGTTTGGATAATTTTACCTAGTAATATtatacggtcataaggaataatattaggtcattctgcccatcaagtctaccccaccattcaatcatggctgatcaattactccctcctaaccccattctcctgccttctcctctaacctctgacacctgtacaaatcaagaatctatctatgcctgaaaaatatccactgacttggcctctacagccatctttggcaaagaattccacagattcaccaccttctggctaaagaaatgtcacctcatctccttcctaaaagaacatcctttaattctgattatCCAGAACTCTAAACATTTATTGGCAAGACTGATTTCTGTGGTTAGAGCGTGTCCTATGCTTGAGCCGATATTCTCCAGATTTTAGAAGAGTGTAAAGTGAAAGGAAGGAGCGGGTGTGGAGAAAGGTGTGTTTGACTGATAGGCTGATAGGATATTTTTACTAATGGGAGAGTCAAGACCTAAAGGGCACATCCTCAGGATAAGgagctgcaatagacaataggtgcaggagttggccattcggcccttccatccagcaccgccattcaatgtgaccatgtttgatcatccccaatcagtaccccgttcctgccttctccctatatcccctgactccgctatctttaagaactctttcTAGCTCGCttctgaaagtatccagggaaccggccaccacctccctttgaggcagagaattccacagattcacaactctctgtgtgaaaaagtgtttcctcgtctccgttctaaatggcttaccccttattcttaaactgtggcccctggttctggactcccccaacatcgggaacatgtttcctccctctagtgtgtccaaaccattaataatcttatatgtttcaataagatccgctctcatccttctaaactccagagtatacaacgtagccgctccattctctcagcatttgacagtcccgtcaccccgggaattaaccttgaaaacctacgctgcactccctcaatatcaagaatggacttcctcaaattaggggaccaaaactggacacagttctccagatgtggtctcactagggccctaaacatttgcagaaagacctcattgctcctatactcaactactcttgttgtgaaggcaaacatgacatttgctttcttcacagcctgctgtacttgcatgcttactttcattgactgatgagcaaggacccccggatcccgttgtactttcccttttcacaacttgacaccatttagataataatctgccttcctgtttttgctaccaaagtggataacctcacatttatccatattaaactgcatctgccatgcatctgctcactcagccaaactgtccaagtcaccctgcattctcatagcatccccctgacaattcgcactgccacccagctttgtgtcatctacaaatttgctaatattactttgaatcccttcatctaaatcattgatgtatattgtaaatagctgcacagagccttgcagtaccccattagtcactgcctgccgttctaaAATGGtaacgttaatccctactctttgttacctgactgccaaccaattttctatccatgtcaacactctagccccaataccatgggccctaattttgccaactaatctccTATCAAATTTGACCCTATCTAatggtttctgaaagtccaggtacactacatccactggctcttccttgtccattttcctagttacatcctcaaaaaatacctgaagattagtcaagcatgatttccctttcataaattaaTGCTAActaggaccgatcctgttattgttatccaaatatgccgctatttcatctttgactccagcatcttccccaccatcaatgtcaggttaactagtctataattccctgttttctctctcccgcctttcttataaaatgggatagcattagctaccctctaatccggTGATTCCCAACCTagggccatataaccatataataataaccatatagcaattacagcatggaaacaggccatctcgacccttctagtccatgctgaacacgtattatcccctagtcccatctacctgcgctcagaccttaaccctccattcctttcccgtccatataactatccaatttatttttaaatgataaaaacgaacctgcctccaccaccttcactggaagctcattccacacagccacccctctctgagtaaagaggttccccctcatgttacccctaaacatctgtcccttaattctcaagtcatgtccccttgtttgaatcttccctactctcagtgggaaaagcttatccacatcaactctgtctatccctctcatcattttaaagacctctttcaagtccccccttaaccttctgtgttccaaagaataaagccctaacttgttcaacctttctctgtaacttagttgctgaaacccaggcaacattctagtcaatctcctctgtactctctctattttgttgacgtccttcctataatatggcaaatttcagggggggccaGAGAAAAAATTTGGGATTTAGGGATCTGTGgtgcaatgaagggggccacagagctacaaccctgttgcctcctaaatttcacttctaatacatttaaatctacgtagttgaaatatatttgatgtttgtggaatagaataaaagagaatatatgtgtaaTTATtacacactgatatttttatggaaggtattataatattaagTACTTTTttaccgctaataatgtcaggaggagctacagaaaaattaaaagatcccaagggtgcCATGAGCTAAAacgggttgggaaccactgctctaatccacaggaactgatcctgaatctatggaacattggaaaattaacaccaatgtgtccatgatttctagagccactttctaatgtaccctgggttgcagaccatcaggccctggggttctacccaacaacatttcctgcctaatgtgaattttcttcagttcctccgtcaccacagatcctctggccactagtacatcaggaagattgtttgtgtcctcctcagtgaagatggatccaaagtacttgacaTTTCCCCTCTGAGGGTTGAGAATCTTTTGAATTCTTTACCCTCCAGAGCTGTGGGTGGAGAACCATTCAGTATATTCAAGGGTTAGCCAGCTAGAATTTTACTCTGCAGgaaaattgagggttatggggattatgtaaatgtttagatcaaagatctaatcagccatgatcatgtgatagaatgaataaggctcaagggctgattttatgtaataaaagtttccaattatCCAATTCTACAACTTGCAATTCTAATAACATGTAACAATATGTCTTGAAGGTGTACATTAAATGGAACAAGTCAGTGCTTCATTGCCCATAGGTCCATTTATCTTaaagacaattaaaataattttacttatATCTGATAATCACTGAAATCATCATTTCCAGCAGAGAATAAAAAAGGGTAAACTATCTTTTACAAACTATAGTTTTCACCATGAAGTTTACTTTTTAATGCTGATCACATCTCTGGTCATCTTGCTGAATAACTCTCAACTACAAATCAGCTTGCTATTTTGTGAATCAAATATGTCCGGGAGGCAAACATAGAGAATCATTACTCTTGTATCATGTCTCAGCGTTTCTGTTTCTTATGGCATCAAGCATCTAATTGGCCAGTTAGATGAGTGGATGATGTTGCTTTGTGTGTAATGTGTCTGTAGAcaagtgaatctgaatctgcagagGAACTGCACAGCCGCCTGATGAAGTGGCGAGAAACGGTTTATAAGCCAACACCGAGCCATGACATCGATGAGAGGAATGTCATGgaattaaggatgaggcaacttGAGGAAGAAAGAGAAGGTAAATTGTGGTGCTCTCTGGTACTCACTTGGAACAAATCATGCAGTttactttgttttaatttaaaatatttaagaagtgAATGACTTGATTAGTGATCTTGATGACTTGAAAGTCGAGTGCACCTCTATTTAGGGATCTGTTTGTTGTCCATATTTCAGTCAAGACAAAGGCTACTGTCGACTTTTTAAAGCTGGAATTCTAACGATTTTACTTTCAGCATCAAAATCTATGCTGACAATAGTTTTGTCCAGTTTTATTTACATTGGTAATTACAAAGGTAGCACACTTACCTTTTtgtccaaatggccactacacaggCTTCACTCAGTTTATTCATGAATTGCAGGTTCTCCTGAAGAAATACTGAAATAATGTCAATACATAAATCAGTATTGGTATTAGTTGTCTCTGGGATACCAGTGATGTAAATCTagctttgttactgcaagcttttAAAATGTAAAGCCAGCCAGCCAGCTGCAAGGTGTTTTAGCCCAGTCAGAAACTAACACCTTAACATGGTGAAGCCACAAGGTAGTGATGGTCACCAGGGTCCAATCAGTCCATATTGTGCCTGTGTTCATGCTGTCTTTCTGAATGACGTGTCTTCCTGTGGCACAAAACTGATTGAGGATAACTGGTTCTTTCCCGGCTGCTCTGATCCAGATTTGATctcagaactgcaggagctggaggagGAACAGGGGGATCTTCAGAGACGAGGACAGGATCAAGGATGGACAAAGCAGACCACAGCTGGCCAAAAGCTTAGGGTATGTGCTCAGTCTGACACTTAAATATCTGTGGAAATTTAATGCTTGAGTTCCCTCGACATTTTACGCTGTTATTAATTTTAAGCTTTGCCAAGGTTGAATAAAATAGTTTTCTGtttggagggagtgggggaggggaggggcagcacagtgatagagttgctgccttacaacaccagacatccgggatcaatcctgaccactggtgctgtctgtaccgagtttgcacgttctccccgtgaccacgtggggtttctccgggtgctactgattcctccaacactccaaaggcgtacaggtttgcaggttaattggcttgggtaaaacttgtaaattgtccctagtgtgcaggatagtgtccggggtgagcactggtcggcctggactcattgggcagaagggcctgtttccctgctacatctcgaaagtctaaagtcttcAGTAGTTTTGAGAAGGTAAATATATATACGGAGATTTGCTAAACTGAAAAAGCCTTCAACTCAATTTTCAGTGCCATTATAAGTTGGACAGAGATGGATGGCCTCATACAAGGAGAAAGCATTATATCAGGCTCAATCATGTTCCATTTCTAATATTAAAAGTAAAATGACATCAATAGACAGATTTTGGAAATCACTGACAAATCTGGAAAGTACAGCAATATTTGTAATTTTAGCGAATTTACCCCTTTATATATAAACATTTGAACAGTTCAAATTAAAGATCAGTTTTGGACATGATGGGCAAAATGACGGCTTCTGGGGTTGTGACAACCTGATCAATTTTAACTCCCATTTTTCATGTCTGGTGTTAATAGTCATTGGGTTCCATCCAGTGTGCACAGTATCTCTGTCTCTGTTACTGACGATCATTTACCCATCTGTATTTTCAAGGGAAGTATTTAAAATACATCAAAGCAAATGAGTAGAGCGTTGGTGAATTCATTTTAGCTTGATACCAAGTAACTACATTTGGGAAATTTAAAGGGTTGTTAATACAGCAACTTTGTTGTTCCGTGGTACAAATGTATTGTGGATTCATGTGCAAGGAAGTAAACATTTCTATTATTATTCAGGATACTATTATTTATGAAGGAATAAAACGttaaagtcacaaacagaagaacattctcgtgttttataccttctgcccaaagtacagcaagtgaagatgtaaactgagcaatagttgagctgtttgacttctccaatacttccgatgtcaacaaatactcctttaatGGTTGATCTGCCTCCAGTGTatcaatgaccacattggcaacatatctccccacagcattggttgtcacttgggtagtctacaccccagcggtatcaacattctctaattttatatagcccttgtcttctccctcctccccatccctcttctcagctctccttctagtcctactgtccccGCCACTTCCTTtctatttacccccc from the Amblyraja radiata isolate CabotCenter1 chromosome 16, sAmbRad1.1.pri, whole genome shotgun sequence genome contains:
- the LOC116982216 gene encoding protein bicaudal D homolog; this translates as MTQEAEKSEARFITMEAQSKLKINLIEEELDNVQIVPSRQELLELKDIAVDLEEENEQLHLKVNWLQHVEAQNEDLQAKLEEYEEQHQNMQADLEQATKGQTSQTSESESAEELHSRLMKWRETVYKPTPSHDIDERNVMELRMRQLEEEREDLISELQELEEEQGDLQRRGQDQGWTKQTTAGQKLRAWTSSCQTSTQGANH